The following are encoded together in the Triticum dicoccoides isolate Atlit2015 ecotype Zavitan chromosome 6B, WEW_v2.0, whole genome shotgun sequence genome:
- the LOC119321364 gene encoding uncharacterized protein LOC119321364 — protein sequence MGSCNLRTGFAGTGDRGELQSSKRQIRLEGAGRCYNRFPGCYNGRHGELEAAIQDATCPCVFYLFNVEMGIKRCCNHVVGTSGENEGSKKAKKKNKKKGNLCGFKSRFNSKRLAQIGSEFKHKNKSITFSKLMVKRIFNMPFGDRPMKLLKKSDEHDLRSIYKEGNRAPIAHVVKLLTSCSEEDVVMINRTWALLALATVLCPGTGNMVNLEYLASLEDMSLVHEFTWDEHLLARAMEEVGVFQEKKRMQANTEKEFQIASCLPMLAIIYMDCVDIPAGLPNEHAIDYSVPRICFVCQKDFEWLDKVDKNKLTLVQPFYGKHIHFMAAFLFPPLMFCFPRSGVCATPPMQHNLWGRKLVLKQLVGRELVLKHLILLKQDPTTFQPAKLIPELERVVTKFKANKYDLVTFFTIVHDKHWIIVCANLLYKQWNVFDSIHSKGKQSPLKKQANNLITNFAALAQEYSQFNVNVGSFACLDLEDYPKQDTLKTWRDTAWMWHTTSAFTQSTMPQWSGHSGKSWRLNLLEGSRRSSSFIFVRSRIMSEVVAF from the exons ATGGGTAGCTGCAACCTGCGTACTGGTTTTGCTGGAACCGGTGACCGCGGCGAGCTACAGAGCTCAAAACGGCAAATTAGACTGGAGGGAGCTGGTCGGTGCTACAACCGGTTCCCAGGATGCTACAACGGGCGCCACGGAGAGCTGGAAGCAGCCATCCAGGATGCTACGTGCCCGTGCGTTTTTTATCTTTTCAATGTGGAGATGGGGATAAAGAGATGTTGCAACC aTGTTGTAGGCACCTCTGGTGAGAATGAGGGGagtaagaaggctaagaagaagaataagaagaaaggcAATCTATGTGGCTTCAAGTCAAGGTTTAACTCAAAAAGGCTGGCTCAGATTGG CTCTGAGTTCAAACACAAGAACAAATCTATCACCTTCAGCAAGCTTATGGTGAAAAGGATTTTCAACATGCCATTCGGTGATAGACCCATGAAGCTTCTAAAGAAGAGTGATGAACATGATCTTCGCAGCATCTACAAGGAGGGGAATAGGGCTCCAATTGCCCATGTTGTCAAGTTGCTCACTAGTTGCAGTGAGGAGGACGTGGTTATGATAAATAGGACTTGGGCACTCCTTGCGTTGGCAACAGTTTTGTGCCCAGGCACAGGCAATATGGTGAATCTCGAGTATCTTGCTTCCCTGGAAGATATGTCTTTAGTGCATGAATTCACTTGGGATGAGCACTTGTTGGCACGAGCGATGGAGGAGGTTGGAGTCTTTCAAGAGAAGAAGAGGATGCAAGCAAACACAGAAAAAGAGTTTCAGATTGCTTCATGCCTTCCCATGTTAGCG ATCATATACATGGATTGTGTTGATATCCCGGCTGGCCTCCCAAATGAGCATGCTATTGATTATTCCGTGCCGAGGATATGTTTTGTTTGTCAAAAGGATTTTGAGTGGTTGGATAAAGTTGACAAGAACAAGCTCACTCTTGTCCAACCTTTCTACGGGAAACACATCCAT TTTATGGCAGCCTTCTTATTTCCGCCACTCATGTTTTGTTTTCCTAGATCCGGAGTTTGTGCAACACCCCCTATGCAGCACAACTTGTGGGGCAGGAAGTTGGTGCTGAAGCAGCTAGTGGGCAGGGAGTTGGTGCTGAAGCACCTA ATCCTACTAAAACAAGACCCAACAACCTTCCAACCAGCAAAACTCATACCTGAGCTTGAAAGGGTTGTGACAAAGTTCAAGGCGAATAAATATGACCTCGTAA CTTTTTTCACAATTGTTCATGATAAGCACTGGATAATTGTTTGCGCAAACTTGCTATACAAACAGTGGAATGTATTTGACTCAATCCATTCAAAAGGAAAACAATCTCCTTTGAAGAAGCAGGCCAATAACCTG ATCACAAACTTTGCAGCCCTCGCACAAGAGTACAGCCAATTCAATGTCAATGTTGGATCCTTCGCCTGTCTTGACCTAGAGGATTACCCAAAGCAAGATACCCT GAAGACATGGCGCGATACCGCATGGATGTGGCACACAACCTCTGCATTCACCCAATCAACAATGCCCCAATGGAGCGGGCATTCAGGGAAGAGTTGGCGGCTTAATTTGCTGGAGGGTTCAAGACGATCAAGCTCGTTTATTTTCGTTAGGTCTAGAATCATGTCTGAGGTGGTAGCGTTCTGA